The Sedimentisphaera salicampi genome includes a region encoding these proteins:
- a CDS encoding CARDB domain-containing protein, with amino-acid sequence MLRHIIILISLTGLAMGYSGGDGSSAAPYQISSAADFLELSSSSGDWSSNFVLTSDIDLTGQELLPTGTSSQPFYGTFNGQGFAVSGLSINRSDLSLLGLFGMIGDDAIVENLTLSGTVVCSEGGWVYGGLLAGANRGFILNCAVNGTVSIDSSTSYSGGIAGSNENLGVISESSFSGTVFSNSTSGGAAGVSEGLIDKCAVSATIIARDNPAGFVYAGGIAGINGIDGAIKLCSSKGVVDASVNLDSKNTTSYAGGLAGYCDQYSSIRKSGTDCEVNSFSSGLTASAFAGGAVGQSNAETAAEKSFASNSVSAEAEGQSSYSYSGGFFGQSGSNVSDCFALGSAESLAAGSPDIGLSGGFIGNCSEGEISNCYSAGQASGKSDSTAGFIAKTSAGQGDACFWDTEASGLENATARNEGGSFDITGLATAQMQSSASFTDAGWDFASVWQMPAGGGYPELQEAAAPQNELAELTITSPGSLPENIFAGQLITLDASIQNSGAASTNGSFRMRIYYSSQQSVNCETASSAGFQQVSELEAGETRVESFSFEVPDFTGDIYFVLMIDSGRSVEESDETNNCSDVLSSQIYAFSGGTGTPEDPFQISDKSELLYLADRPSLYSKSYILTDDINMGGEFFDNSVLSPNDQMQSSFTGAKFTGTFDGAGRVLSNFTINAPYTSYAGLFGAVAAGGEIRNLHISQAEVRISRANYAGGFAGLLEGKITGCSIKDSSVNAEYISKYAGGIAGSAEGSSAEISNCSSAAMEEIIASMYAGGIAGEVSSGGLIQQCFCAAEELDAAYYAGPLAGAVRDSQISSSYWDSTIIPSGSQAEPAAGLAENAVITAYARTTEQMKTRSNYAGWQWRTLWHLDPGNYPILISRVDVNLDNYVDEDDLIHIAYNWLSQNPEDADFNRDGIVDIIDCSIAANWWLSEY; translated from the coding sequence ATGCTCAGGCATATCATTATTTTGATTTCACTTACAGGGCTCGCCATGGGGTATTCCGGCGGAGACGGCTCTTCAGCAGCGCCTTATCAGATCAGCTCTGCTGCCGATTTTCTTGAGCTGAGCTCATCCAGCGGGGACTGGTCTTCCAATTTCGTACTCACCTCAGACATAGACCTTACAGGTCAAGAGCTGCTGCCCACAGGCACAAGCTCCCAGCCCTTCTACGGCACATTCAACGGCCAAGGCTTTGCAGTAAGCGGGCTGAGCATCAACCGCAGCGATCTCTCCCTGCTCGGGCTGTTCGGTATGATAGGCGATGATGCTATAGTGGAAAATCTAACGCTCTCGGGAACTGTTGTGTGCTCAGAGGGGGGCTGGGTTTACGGCGGCCTGCTTGCCGGCGCAAACAGGGGCTTCATCCTCAACTGCGCTGTTAACGGAACAGTGAGCATAGATTCTTCCACCTCTTATTCAGGGGGAATAGCAGGCTCAAACGAAAACCTCGGGGTTATCTCAGAGAGCAGCTTTTCGGGAACAGTTTTCTCAAACAGCACCTCAGGCGGTGCTGCCGGAGTAAGCGAAGGGCTCATAGATAAATGCGCAGTTTCAGCAACGATAATCGCACGAGACAATCCCGCTGGATTTGTGTATGCAGGCGGGATAGCGGGGATAAACGGAATAGACGGTGCGATAAAGCTATGCTCATCCAAGGGGGTTGTGGACGCATCGGTAAACCTTGATTCGAAAAACACAACATCCTACGCAGGGGGATTGGCGGGCTACTGCGACCAGTATTCCAGCATACGTAAATCCGGCACAGACTGCGAGGTTAATTCATTCTCCTCCGGCCTCACGGCAAGCGCATTTGCGGGCGGAGCGGTTGGGCAGAGCAATGCAGAAACTGCTGCAGAGAAGAGCTTTGCCTCGAATTCAGTCTCCGCAGAGGCCGAGGGACAGAGTTCATACAGCTACTCGGGCGGTTTTTTCGGACAGTCGGGCAGCAATGTAAGCGATTGTTTTGCCTTGGGCTCTGCTGAGTCTTTGGCAGCAGGGAGCCCGGATATCGGCCTTTCGGGCGGTTTTATCGGCAACTGCTCCGAAGGCGAGATTTCAAACTGCTATTCGGCAGGTCAGGCTTCGGGCAAATCAGACAGCACAGCAGGATTCATCGCAAAAACCTCCGCCGGCCAAGGGGATGCCTGCTTCTGGGACACCGAGGCCAGCGGACTCGAGAACGCAACAGCACGAAACGAAGGCGGGAGCTTTGATATTACAGGCCTTGCCACAGCTCAGATGCAAAGCTCTGCTTCTTTCACTGATGCGGGCTGGGATTTTGCCTCAGTATGGCAGATGCCGGCTGGCGGAGGCTATCCCGAGCTCCAAGAGGCAGCAGCTCCGCAGAATGAGCTCGCCGAACTTACAATAACCTCCCCGGGGAGTTTGCCGGAGAACATATTTGCCGGCCAGCTTATCACCCTTGATGCATCAATCCAGAATTCCGGCGCTGCCTCCACAAACGGAAGCTTCCGGATGAGGATATACTACTCCAGCCAGCAGTCTGTAAACTGCGAAACGGCTTCATCTGCCGGATTCCAGCAGGTAAGCGAGCTTGAAGCAGGCGAAACGCGCGTGGAAAGCTTCAGCTTTGAAGTGCCCGATTTTACAGGGGATATATACTTCGTGCTTATGATAGACAGCGGGCGGAGCGTAGAAGAGAGCGATGAAACAAACAACTGCTCTGATGTTTTGTCTTCGCAGATATATGCGTTCTCCGGCGGCACCGGAACGCCTGAAGACCCGTTCCAAATCTCGGATAAATCCGAACTGCTCTATCTCGCAGACAGGCCTTCGCTATACAGCAAAAGCTATATCCTCACTGATGATATAAATATGGGGGGCGAGTTCTTCGATAATTCGGTATTAAGCCCGAACGACCAGATGCAGAGCAGCTTTACAGGTGCAAAATTCACCGGTACATTCGACGGAGCGGGAAGGGTTCTGAGCAATTTTACAATCAATGCCCCATACACCAGCTATGCCGGTCTGTTCGGCGCAGTAGCAGCGGGCGGCGAGATCAGGAATCTGCACATATCCCAAGCGGAGGTAAGGATTTCACGGGCGAATTACGCAGGCGGGTTTGCAGGGCTTCTTGAGGGTAAAATAACAGGCTGCTCTATAAAGGATTCATCAGTAAACGCTGAATACATCTCCAAGTATGCAGGCGGGATTGCGGGCTCGGCTGAGGGCAGTTCGGCTGAAATCAGCAACTGCTCAAGCGCAGCAATGGAAGAGATAATCGCCTCGATGTACGCTGGAGGGATTGCAGGAGAGGTGAGCTCCGGAGGTCTGATTCAGCAGTGCTTCTGTGCAGCTGAGGAGCTGGATGCAGCGTATTACGCGGGGCCTCTGGCAGGAGCTGTTAGAGATTCCCAGATCAGCTCTTCATACTGGGACAGCACGATTATCCCTTCAGGCAGCCAGGCAGAACCCGCTGCAGGGCTCGCTGAGAATGCCGTGATCACAGCCTATGCAAGGACAACAGAGCAGATGAAAACCCGCTCTAATTATGCCGGCTGGCAGTGGCGAACGCTCTGGCATCTGGACCCGGGGAATTACCCCATTCTGATCTCACGGGTTGATGTAAATCTGGATAACTACGTAGATGAAGACGATTTGATACATATTGCGTATAACTGGCTGAGCCAGAATCCTGAGGATGCTGATTTCAACCGTGATGGGATAGTGGATATTATAGACTGCTCCATCGCTGCGAACTGGTGGCTCAGCGAATATTAG